A portion of the Carya illinoinensis cultivar Pawnee chromosome 11, C.illinoinensisPawnee_v1, whole genome shotgun sequence genome contains these proteins:
- the LOC122280390 gene encoding adenine phosphoribosyltransferase 3-like isoform X1 translates to MSACRDEDPRIHGIKTKIRVVPNFPKPGIMFQDITTLLLDPKAFKDTIDLFVERYKGKNISVVAGVEARGFIFGPPIALAIGAKFVPLRKPRKLPGQVISEEYILEYGRDCLEMHVGAVEPGERALVVDDLIATGGTLCAAMNLLECVGAEVVECACLIELPELKGRGRLKGKPLYVLVEYQ, encoded by the exons ATGTCGGCTTGTAGAGACGAAGACCCTCGTATCCATGGCATCAAAACTAAGATTCGGGTCGTCCCCAATTTCCCCAAACCAG GTATTATGTTCCAAGACATAACTACTCTATTACTAGATCCGAAAGCCTTCAAGGACACAATCGATTTGTTCGTAGAGCGATACAAAGGCAAAAACATTTCTGTCGTTGCAG GGGTAGAAGCTCGTGGATTTATATTTGGTCCTCCCATTGCTTTGGCTATTGGGGCAAAGTTTGTTCCTTTAAGAAAACCAAGGAAGCTGCCTG GTCAAGTTATTTCTGAGGAGTATATTTTGGAATATGGAAGGGACTGTCTTGAGATGCATGTTGGAGCGGTGGAACCTGGAGAACGTGCTTTGGTGGTTGATGATTTAATTGCCACTGGTGGCACACTCTGTGCAGCTATGAACTTACTAG AATGCGTTGGAGCAGAAGTAGTTGAATGTGCATGCCTGATTGAGTTACCTGAGTTAAAG GGCCGTGGGCGCTTGAAGGGTAAGCCATTGTATGTACTAGTGGAGTATCAATGA
- the LOC122280390 gene encoding adenine phosphoribosyltransferase 3-like isoform X2, with protein MFQDITTLLLDPKAFKDTIDLFVERYKGKNISVVAGVEARGFIFGPPIALAIGAKFVPLRKPRKLPGQVISEEYILEYGRDCLEMHVGAVEPGERALVVDDLIATGGTLCAAMNLLECVGAEVVECACLIELPELKGRGRLKGKPLYVLVEYQ; from the exons ATGTTCCAAGACATAACTACTCTATTACTAGATCCGAAAGCCTTCAAGGACACAATCGATTTGTTCGTAGAGCGATACAAAGGCAAAAACATTTCTGTCGTTGCAG GGGTAGAAGCTCGTGGATTTATATTTGGTCCTCCCATTGCTTTGGCTATTGGGGCAAAGTTTGTTCCTTTAAGAAAACCAAGGAAGCTGCCTG GTCAAGTTATTTCTGAGGAGTATATTTTGGAATATGGAAGGGACTGTCTTGAGATGCATGTTGGAGCGGTGGAACCTGGAGAACGTGCTTTGGTGGTTGATGATTTAATTGCCACTGGTGGCACACTCTGTGCAGCTATGAACTTACTAG AATGCGTTGGAGCAGAAGTAGTTGAATGTGCATGCCTGATTGAGTTACCTGAGTTAAAG GGCCGTGGGCGCTTGAAGGGTAAGCCATTGTATGTACTAGTGGAGTATCAATGA
- the LOC122280574 gene encoding uncharacterized protein LOC122280574, which yields MASGWLKSLHCKSRAFDDVYHPNPKNLLPSASCRKSMQSSIKDVIDTTKQKPKNKPKSTPPAKRQAGSKYKDEAIQTPPSRSRLSDSVAGHAGAPDPYLPALMELHEGHPSRNVVEIIFLTSWSPKAFTGEIEMIFKVQNASRTVARFEEYRETVKSRAGAFGPKDGAAWDENARCVADGNEVMGFHCLGPTSARGMYDSRGRAWTFPGGKGSAICTFSDSGGAHECAGGGRGRRAMLVCRVISGRVCKNLRVGSLLDDRVGFDSVSGENGELLVLDSRAVLPCFLIIYKL from the coding sequence ATGGCGAGCGGGTGGCTCAAGTCGCTGCACTGCAAATCCAGAGCGTTCGATGACGTTTATCACCCCAACCCGAAAAATCTATTACCCAGTGCCAGTTGCAGGAAGAGTATGCAGAGCAGCATTAAGGACGTGATCGATACCACCAAGCAAAAGCCCAAGAACAAGCCGAAATCGACACCGCCGGCCAAGAGGCAGGCCGGTTCGAAGTATAAGGACGAGGCCATTCAGACCCCGCCAAGCAGGTCTAGGTTGAGTGATTCTGTTGCTGGGCATGCCGGTGCTCCGGACCCTTACCTCCCGGCACTGATGGAGCTCCATGAGGGCCACCCTTCTCGTAATGTCGTAGAGATTATCTTCCTCACGAGTTGGAGCCCCAAGGCCTTTACAGGTGAGATCGAGATGATTTTCAAGGTCCAGAACGCGTCGAGAACCGTGGCCCGGTTCGAAGAATACCGCGAGACGGTCAAGTCCCGGGCAGGCGCGTTCGGTCCGAAAGACGGCGCTGCTTGGGACGAGAATGCGCGGTGCGTCGCGGACGGGAACGAAGTTATGGGGTTCCATTGTCTGGGCCCCACCTCGGCGAGAGGGATGTACGACTCGCGGGGCAGGGCTTGGACGTTCCCGGGGGGGAAGGGATCGGCGATTTGCACGTTTTCCGATAGCGGTGGGGCCCACGAGTGCGCCGGCGGTGGTAGAGGAAGGAGGGCCATGCTAGTATGCCGGGTAATTTCGGGTCGGGTCTGTAAGAACCTCAGAGTCGGCTCATTGCTGGATGACCGAGTCGGATTCGACTCGGTGAGCGGCGAGAACGGGGAGCTGCTAGTGTTGGATTCTCGTGCGGTGTTGCCTTGCTTTCTTATCATCTATAAATTGTAA